Within Deltaproteobacteria bacterium, the genomic segment GGTCCCGGCGGAAGAGATCGCTGCCATCCGGCCCGTCCTCACCATGACGGGCGGTCGGATCACATTTGTAGAGAAATAGGTCGTGCGAATTCGCCGGAAAGGACACTAACTTAGCCGTGTAGGGTTTGTCCTACCGCCAGTATCAGAGTTATCGAATCATGGGCGGGTTTGAAATCCGCCTCTACACGCGCCCCTCAGTTGGGCGCGATGTCGTAGAGCCGCTGCGCGTTCTCTCCCATGATCTTGGGCAGCGCGTCCGCGGCGATGTCGTCCCGCTCCAGCACCTCCTTGACCACGTTGGGGAACTTGCAGTCGCCGTGGTTGTAGTCCGAGGCGAACACGAGCCGGTCGTCGCCGATGAAGTCCATGACGTAGGGCAGGGTGGTCTCGTCGGGCTCGAAGGAGAAGAAGACGTCGCGTTGCCGGATGTACTCGCTCGGCGGCATGGTCAGGAGCGGCACCGCCGCCTGCATGTACTCGTAGTGCTCGTCCAGCCGCTCCATCCAGAACGGCACCCAGCCGGCGCCGGCTTCCAGGAACGCCACCTTGAGCCTGGGGAACTTCTCCAGGACGCCGCCGCCGACGACGCACATGACGCCGATCATCTGCTCGAAGGGGTGGGTGGTGGCGTGCACGAACAGGGCGTTGTCGAAGCGGTCGGCGGCGGCCGCGGGCCGGCCCGAGCCCACGTGGACGCACACCGGCACGCCCAGCTCCTCGGCCGCGGCGTAGAACGGGTCGAAGTCGGGGTGGTCGAGGTTGCGCCCGGCGGAGTGGGCCGCGGTGGCCACGGCCACGAAGCCCAGGTCGTTCACGCAGCGCCGCAGCTCGGCCGCGGCCTCCACCGGGTCCTGCATGGGCACCAGGGCGACCCCCTTGAGCCGCTCGGGCGCGTGGGTGCAGTACTCGTGAAGCCAGTTGTTGTAGGCCTTGGACACGGCGCAGGCGTAGTCCTTGTCCTCGAGGAACGGCAGGCTCAG encodes:
- a CDS encoding amidohydrolase family protein produces the protein MASFPIIDADGHVQEKFAPWEDLLEGPYKKKAPRVVKADGRDQLLMEGRIWAKPSGVGCGIGAVPHNRSPQPTTGMWDPVQRLKDMDLEQITISVNFGTTVFLSLPFLEDKDYACAVSKAYNNWLHEYCTHAPERLKGVALVPMQDPVEAAAELRRCVNDLGFVAVATAAHSAGRNLDHPDFDPFYAAAEELGVPVCVHVGSGRPAAAADRFDNALFVHATTHPFEQMIGVMCVVGGGVLEKFPRLKVAFLEAGAGWVPFWMERLDEHYEYMQAAVPLLTMPPSEYIRQRDVFFSFEPDETTLPYVMDFIGDDRLVFASDYNHGDCKFPNVVKEVLERDDIAADALPKIMGENAQRLYDIAPN